A region of Fibrobacter succinogenes subsp. succinogenes S85 DNA encodes the following proteins:
- the rsmI gene encoding 16S rRNA (cytidine(1402)-2'-O)-methyltransferase, with product MHTLYIVATPIGNMEDITYRAVRILKEVPLVLAEDTRHSRILFDNYGITTPMEAYHDFNKEKVTPKYVDFLKNTGDIALVSDAGTPGVADPAFNLVRECVREGIDVRAIPGPCAMITALVSCGMPTDHFTFQYFSPKKSAQRIHLLEKLKDEEATQIFYASPHNIDKFVEEIKLVFGDIKIALMRELTKKFEEHLIGTPTEISAHFKSHPPKGEFVLVFNPQDKSGL from the coding sequence ATGCATACTTTATACATCGTAGCGACTCCCATCGGGAACATGGAAGATATCACCTACCGCGCTGTGCGCATTCTTAAGGAAGTTCCCCTCGTCCTTGCCGAAGACACCCGCCATTCGAGAATTCTCTTTGACAATTACGGCATCACGACGCCCATGGAAGCCTACCATGACTTCAACAAAGAAAAGGTCACACCCAAGTACGTTGACTTTTTGAAGAACACCGGCGACATCGCTCTCGTCAGCGATGCGGGAACGCCCGGCGTTGCAGACCCAGCATTCAACCTTGTGCGAGAATGCGTCCGCGAAGGCATTGATGTCCGCGCCATCCCGGGTCCGTGCGCGATGATTACTGCACTCGTCTCTTGCGGCATGCCGACCGACCACTTTACGTTCCAGTATTTCTCTCCCAAGAAGAGCGCCCAGCGCATCCACTTGCTCGAGAAATTGAAAGACGAAGAAGCGACGCAGATTTTCTACGCGAGCCCGCACAACATCGACAAGTTCGTTGAAGAAATCAAGCTTGTCTTTGGCGATATCAAGATTGCGTTAATGCGCGAGCTCACCAAGAAGTTCGAGGAACACCTCATCGGAACGCCGACGGAAATTTCCGCGCACTTCAAATCGCACCCGCCTAAAGGCGAATTCGTACTCGTGTTCAATCCCCAAGATAAAAGCGGACTGTGA
- the hisF gene encoding imidazole glycerol phosphate synthase subunit HisF, whose protein sequence is MLTKRLIVCLDVRNRKVTKGVKFKGNIDIGDPVEMGARYSDEGVDELVFYDITASAENRPCDMEMIRQIAKRVFIPFAVGGGIRNLDDMHEALLAGAEKVSVNSLAVLHPEIIAEGAKAFGRQCIVLGMDAKFVGVSDKIPSGYEVFIRGGRQAMGIDALQWAKRAEELGVGEICLNSIDTDGVKNGYELTITDMIAKAVQVPVIASGGAGTPAHIVDLFRKTSADAALVASMVHFGDYTVPGIKGEMLAAGIPVRKKMNGEV, encoded by the coding sequence ATGCTCACGAAACGTTTAATTGTCTGCTTGGATGTCCGTAACCGCAAGGTCACGAAGGGTGTAAAGTTTAAAGGTAATATCGACATTGGCGATCCCGTAGAAATGGGCGCACGCTATAGCGATGAAGGTGTCGATGAACTTGTTTTTTATGATATCACGGCGAGTGCCGAGAACCGCCCATGCGACATGGAAATGATTCGCCAGATTGCAAAGCGCGTGTTTATCCCGTTTGCAGTGGGTGGCGGTATCCGTAACTTGGACGACATGCACGAAGCGCTCCTCGCAGGGGCCGAAAAGGTGAGCGTGAACAGCCTTGCTGTGTTGCATCCGGAAATCATTGCCGAAGGCGCAAAGGCGTTTGGACGCCAGTGCATCGTGCTTGGCATGGATGCGAAGTTCGTGGGCGTTTCGGACAAGATTCCGAGCGGTTACGAAGTGTTTATTCGCGGTGGTCGTCAGGCGATGGGCATTGACGCTTTGCAGTGGGCAAAGCGCGCCGAGGAACTCGGCGTTGGCGAAATCTGCTTGAACTCTATTGACACCGATGGCGTCAAGAATGGTTACGAACTCACGATTACCGACATGATTGCAAAGGCTGTGCAAGTGCCTGTGATTGCTAGTGGCGGTGCCGGAACGCCGGCGCATATCGTAGACTTGTTCCGCAAGACGAGTGCCGATGCGGCTCTGGTCGCGTCGATGGTGCATTTTGGCGATTATACGGTCCCTGGTATCAAGGGCGAAATGCTTGCTGCCGGAATCCCGGTGCGCAAGAAGATGAACGGCGAGGTGTAA
- a CDS encoding TldD/PmbA family protein, producing the protein MNPEVAVKIFEAGKSAGADFVEIFEEETRSSSLGLKDRQIETATAGTEYGIGVRLLYGTEVLYGFTSDDSEEALVKLVKTLAFGRIAAAAGAEGSAARPFEFAPEKRICDYNFGAYQDPRVLGQAIKQDFLFRADKAARALSPKIAQVGASVTDSCTSISLLNSEGLHLEMTRGRLRVNVNVTATDGTERLTTHEAPGALGGYELLANYSPEALATECGERVLRMLDAGYITGGQMPVVMGNGFGGVIFHEACGHPLETESIRRNASPFCGKLGEAIGQPCLTAIDDGTMDGVWGSLKYDDEGTPTQRTTLIENGILKTYMSDRVGAMEVGVERTGSARRESYKYAPVSRMRNTFIAPGKDTLDSMIASVDNGLYAARMAGGSVNPATGEFNFAVDEGYVIRNGKICEPVRGATLIGKGHEIMPRISMVGTDFEQAAGVCGASSGHVPVTVGQPSIKVDQILVGGR; encoded by the coding sequence ATGAATCCGGAAGTTGCCGTCAAGATTTTTGAAGCCGGCAAGAGTGCCGGGGCTGACTTTGTTGAAATTTTTGAAGAAGAAACCCGCAGTTCAAGCCTCGGCTTGAAGGACCGCCAGATTGAAACGGCGACCGCGGGTACCGAGTACGGTATCGGCGTTCGCCTTTTGTACGGGACGGAAGTCCTGTACGGGTTCACGAGTGACGATAGCGAAGAAGCTCTCGTGAAGCTTGTGAAGACGCTTGCGTTCGGGCGCATTGCCGCCGCAGCGGGGGCGGAAGGCTCGGCTGCAAGGCCGTTTGAATTTGCACCGGAAAAGCGCATTTGCGATTATAATTTTGGCGCTTACCAGGATCCGCGCGTGCTCGGCCAAGCTATTAAGCAGGACTTCTTGTTCCGTGCAGACAAGGCGGCCCGTGCGCTCTCGCCGAAGATTGCTCAGGTGGGCGCCAGCGTAACCGACAGCTGCACTTCGATTTCTCTTTTGAATAGCGAAGGCTTGCATCTGGAAATGACTCGTGGCCGCTTGCGTGTGAACGTGAACGTGACGGCAACGGACGGTACGGAACGCTTGACGACGCACGAAGCCCCGGGCGCTCTTGGCGGTTATGAACTTTTAGCAAACTATTCTCCAGAAGCTTTGGCAACGGAATGTGGCGAGCGCGTGCTGCGCATGCTCGATGCCGGTTACATCACTGGTGGCCAGATGCCGGTCGTGATGGGCAATGGCTTTGGCGGCGTGATTTTCCACGAAGCATGCGGCCATCCGCTGGAGACAGAATCTATCCGTCGCAATGCAAGCCCGTTCTGCGGAAAGCTTGGTGAAGCGATTGGCCAGCCTTGCTTGACTGCCATTGACGATGGCACGATGGATGGCGTGTGGGGTAGCCTCAAGTACGATGACGAAGGAACGCCGACGCAGCGTACGACGCTTATTGAAAACGGCATCCTGAAAACGTACATGAGCGACCGTGTGGGCGCTATGGAAGTGGGTGTGGAACGCACCGGAAGTGCTCGCCGTGAAAGCTACAAGTACGCACCTGTAAGCCGTATGCGCAATACGTTTATCGCTCCGGGCAAGGATACGCTTGATTCCATGATTGCAAGCGTGGATAACGGACTCTATGCGGCCCGCATGGCAGGCGGTTCTGTGAACCCGGCGACGGGTGAATTCAACTTTGCAGTCGATGAAGGTTACGTCATTCGTAATGGCAAGATTTGCGAACCGGTCCGCGGTGCAACGCTTATCGGTAAAGGCCACGAAATCATGCCGCGCATTAGCATGGTCGGTACAGACTTTGAGCAGGCGGCAGGCGTTTGTGGAGCCTCCTCTGGGCATGTGCCGGTGACTGTCGGGCAGCCCTCCATTAAGGTCGATCAAATCCTAGTCGGTGGACGATAG
- a CDS encoding alpha/beta fold hydrolase, whose product MSEKWIWLPDWASNLGIWEDDLMDVAPSANHNYVQYSQLAEYLEKPEEIPEFKKASTVVAWGLGALSLMCSTAGPQKGQKWILLSPYADFCDEIGNWTVPNLHFMAHQLETTTEPALKAFMELFEDDFGDWQDDWFDEAKKYDAESLAKGLMYLASHKVESVIPNSENIQVLYGRLDATVQPEWTLKLKEFLPKAEFKERPKAGHWPPMLLL is encoded by the coding sequence ATGAGCGAAAAATGGATCTGGTTGCCCGACTGGGCCTCAAATCTCGGGATTTGGGAAGACGATCTGATGGACGTAGCTCCTTCAGCAAACCATAATTATGTGCAGTACAGCCAGTTGGCTGAGTATTTAGAAAAGCCGGAGGAAATTCCGGAGTTCAAGAAGGCCTCTACGGTGGTAGCCTGGGGACTTGGTGCGCTATCGCTGATGTGCTCAACGGCGGGTCCGCAAAAGGGACAAAAGTGGATCTTGCTTTCACCGTATGCAGATTTTTGCGATGAAATAGGCAACTGGACCGTTCCGAACCTGCACTTTATGGCTCACCAGCTTGAAACGACCACGGAACCTGCCCTCAAAGCTTTCATGGAGCTCTTTGAGGATGATTTTGGCGACTGGCAGGACGACTGGTTTGATGAAGCCAAGAAGTACGATGCCGAATCGCTTGCCAAAGGCTTGATGTACCTGGCATCGCACAAGGTGGAATCTGTAATCCCGAACAGCGAGAATATCCAGGTGCTTTATGGGCGACTGGATGCGACTGTTCAACCGGAATGGACGTTGAAGCTCAAGGAATTCTTGCCTAAAGCCGAATTCAAGGAACGCCCCAAAGCCGGCCACTGGCCACCGATGCTGTTGCTTTAA
- a CDS encoding RNA methyltransferase yields MEFFDYFEEVYGERWPTLLESLKGEGCATKLQFDDALEPYFLDEASVFAAKALAVEPGMDVLDMCAAPGGKSLVIASMLKGEGSLQCNDRSPDRRLRLQHVLENSLPESWRSIINVSGYDGVKFGMHKKECYDRILLDAPCSSDRHVLNSPSHLEVWSVKRVKRLSVEQGSLLASAVDALRPGGELIYGTCALSPLENDAVVAKILKKRKMMEFVRIEDLPEGADRTELGVHILPDKAHGCGPIYCAKMRKVC; encoded by the coding sequence ATGGAATTTTTTGATTACTTTGAAGAGGTTTATGGCGAACGCTGGCCTACGTTGCTTGAATCGCTGAAGGGCGAGGGCTGCGCCACGAAGCTACAGTTTGATGATGCCTTGGAACCGTACTTTTTGGACGAGGCCTCGGTATTTGCTGCTAAGGCTCTTGCTGTAGAACCGGGAATGGACGTGCTCGACATGTGCGCCGCTCCGGGTGGCAAATCGCTTGTGATAGCTTCTATGCTCAAGGGCGAAGGTTCGCTCCAGTGCAACGACCGCTCGCCGGATAGGCGTCTCCGCTTGCAGCATGTGCTCGAAAATTCCTTGCCGGAGTCCTGGCGTTCGATTATCAACGTCTCGGGCTACGATGGCGTGAAGTTCGGCATGCATAAGAAAGAATGCTACGACCGCATTTTGCTTGATGCACCGTGCTCTTCGGATAGGCATGTGTTGAATTCGCCTTCGCATCTGGAAGTTTGGTCGGTGAAGCGCGTGAAACGGTTGTCGGTGGAACAGGGGTCGCTCCTTGCCTCGGCGGTGGATGCTCTTAGGCCGGGGGGCGAATTGATTTACGGAACTTGTGCGCTTTCGCCTCTCGAAAACGATGCCGTAGTCGCTAAAATCTTGAAGAAACGCAAGATGATGGAATTTGTTCGAATAGAGGACTTGCCGGAGGGTGCGGACCGCACGGAACTCGGCGTCCATATTTTGCCGGACAAGGCTCATGGCTGTGGCCCCATCTATTGCGCGAAGATGAGGAAGGTGTGTTAG
- a CDS encoding alpha/beta hydrolase: MKIKELALGTLSRILRYAGIIILIYISMVFYLALTERRNAFPRAITHNEAREAITNKARAINCTLDDGTKLEGFVVGNEQNNVILYYPDADEDAAQFLAELDSLPGYAAATFNYRGSGENKGTPSQETFESDAQMIYECASQINGKAPKVVAGRGTGAILATKMVKKENIILLIDPVWSIADAISDKYRLLYPKFLVRADVKIEKKDISTSNNIEILSDRARFSDRNHKIIQDFEGINLSKRGSKPLSEAILGVINRK; encoded by the coding sequence ATGAAAATAAAAGAACTTGCCTTGGGAACACTGAGCCGAATTTTACGTTACGCGGGAATCATCATCCTTATATATATCAGCATGGTATTTTACCTCGCCTTAACCGAACGCCGTAACGCATTCCCCCGTGCAATCACGCACAACGAAGCCCGCGAAGCCATTACAAATAAGGCAAGAGCCATCAACTGTACCCTCGATGACGGCACCAAGCTTGAAGGTTTCGTTGTCGGAAACGAACAGAATAACGTCATCCTTTACTACCCCGATGCTGACGAAGACGCCGCCCAGTTCCTCGCCGAACTCGACAGCCTCCCCGGCTACGCCGCCGCGACATTCAACTACCGTGGCAGCGGTGAAAACAAGGGAACACCGTCACAGGAAACGTTCGAATCCGACGCCCAGATGATTTACGAATGTGCTTCACAGATAAACGGCAAAGCCCCGAAAGTCGTTGCAGGTCGCGGAACAGGCGCCATTTTAGCGACAAAAATGGTCAAAAAGGAGAATATTATACTTTTGATTGATCCTGTCTGGAGTATCGCCGACGCCATTTCCGACAAATACCGTCTCCTTTACCCAAAATTTCTTGTTCGTGCAGACGTAAAGATCGAAAAAAAGGACATTTCCACCTCAAATAACATAGAGATTCTATCAGACAGGGCCCGTTTTAGTGACAGAAATCACAAAATCATACAAGATTTTGAAGGCATTAATTTATCAAAGCGAGGCTCAAAGCCCCTATCTGAAGCAATTTTGGGCGTGATCAACCGCAAATAA
- a CDS encoding carboxypeptidase-like regulatory domain-containing protein gives MKFAKTYVGLLVAVCACMFACTSENSGVAGTVTDTGNTIALSGVVTRTDGSAAVSAMVRVAREPGVGDTLTESEYIETVTDSQGVFSFDSVFADTFQLAVVDAEYKEISYQPRATKNAGALDSIKLEKAAVFSSVLYYEDMVEPSMAVGSHFKVYMPGTPFSQSVFAGDSFSMLIPAGEWWLGFCPGDPQIVARLADSGVADTLIYRTWSMDGEVKSGDTISKGPFIWSPTMEVDSLIKLEEKKRAKPYLSGTVMCKDSVCPKVQVQMITDLYGFDFVEGDSVGFVMQTVTDDSGRWVMPAPEKVPYDSLRMEYRLLDEDGTVALAGVSRYVRASEIKGLKDTLNIGDTTLVKPSVLVSGVLLAIDDADTTKTTNCMSMVNSVVVGLKGTSHFVREVTCNMLRIADLPAGGHDIVLYSGDPKVVKTLQEADVALDDYVRIAHVQLPKNDTLDQQWMTFEPPTLQTEK, from the coding sequence ATGAAATTTGCTAAGACGTATGTAGGACTGCTTGTGGCAGTGTGCGCTTGCATGTTCGCTTGCACGAGCGAAAATAGCGGTGTTGCTGGTACTGTTACCGATACAGGCAACACGATTGCGCTTAGCGGTGTCGTGACTCGCACTGATGGTTCGGCCGCTGTTTCGGCTATGGTCCGTGTGGCTCGTGAACCGGGTGTAGGCGATACCCTTACTGAATCTGAATATATTGAGACTGTAACGGACTCGCAGGGCGTGTTCTCGTTTGATTCCGTATTTGCGGATACGTTCCAGCTTGCCGTTGTTGATGCAGAGTACAAGGAAATCTCGTACCAGCCGCGTGCAACAAAGAATGCTGGTGCTTTGGATAGCATCAAGCTTGAAAAAGCTGCCGTGTTCAGCAGTGTGCTTTATTATGAAGACATGGTCGAACCTTCGATGGCAGTTGGGTCTCACTTTAAGGTCTACATGCCTGGCACTCCGTTCTCACAGAGCGTGTTTGCCGGAGATTCGTTCTCTATGCTTATCCCTGCCGGTGAATGGTGGCTTGGGTTCTGCCCGGGCGATCCGCAGATTGTGGCTCGACTTGCCGATTCCGGTGTTGCCGATACGTTAATTTATCGTACATGGAGCATGGATGGCGAAGTGAAGTCTGGTGATACGATTTCTAAGGGACCGTTTATCTGGAGCCCGACGATGGAAGTCGATTCGTTGATCAAGCTTGAAGAAAAGAAGAGGGCAAAGCCTTATTTGTCTGGTACTGTGATGTGCAAGGATAGCGTTTGTCCGAAAGTCCAAGTGCAGATGATTACGGACTTGTACGGCTTTGACTTTGTTGAAGGTGATTCTGTCGGCTTTGTGATGCAGACGGTGACGGATGATTCTGGTCGCTGGGTGATGCCCGCTCCGGAAAAAGTTCCGTATGACAGCCTCCGCATGGAATACCGCTTGTTGGACGAGGATGGCACTGTGGCTTTGGCTGGTGTCAGCCGCTATGTTCGCGCTTCTGAAATCAAGGGCTTGAAGGATACACTCAATATCGGCGATACGACTCTTGTGAAGCCGTCTGTGCTGGTGAGTGGCGTGCTGCTTGCCATTGACGATGCCGATACGACAAAAACCACGAACTGCATGTCTATGGTGAATAGCGTTGTTGTGGGGCTGAAAGGCACAAGCCATTTTGTGAGAGAAGTGACTTGCAACATGTTGCGTATCGCAGACCTTCCGGCTGGTGGCCATGATATCGTTCTTTACTCGGGCGACCCGAAGGTGGTGAAGACTCTTCAGGAAGCTGATGTGGCGCTTGATGATTATGTGCGAATTGCACATGTGCAACTGCCCAAAAACGATACTTTGGACCAGCAATGGATGACTTTTGAGCCACCAACTTTACAAACTGAAAAATAA
- a CDS encoding UDP-2,3-diacylglucosamine diphosphatase, translating to MELPAYFISDAHLGIDPPGAVPGREQKLIQLLSSWKGKASHVVIVGDLFEFWYEYNYYVASAHFELYRAFAELVESGVEVHLLQGNHDFAYEDFFPKHLGVAVHKSLILEIQGKRLFFTHGDGVPKSDRGYRFMRRVLDFPLNRFLFKQIHPDWGMGLARFVGRNSRKYGETRTLKLEEYIEWGDRMLKKEKCDYCIHGHHHISGIWNTPNGIVASPGEFIKKPAILCLENGGLKLVSI from the coding sequence ATGGAATTGCCTGCTTATTTTATTAGTGATGCTCATTTGGGAATCGACCCGCCGGGAGCTGTCCCTGGTAGGGAACAGAAATTGATCCAGCTTTTATCATCTTGGAAGGGCAAGGCGAGCCATGTCGTCATTGTTGGCGACCTTTTTGAATTTTGGTACGAATACAATTATTATGTGGCTTCTGCGCATTTTGAATTGTATCGTGCTTTTGCTGAACTTGTGGAATCTGGAGTCGAAGTCCATCTTTTGCAGGGGAATCACGACTTTGCGTACGAGGATTTTTTCCCGAAGCATCTGGGCGTGGCGGTCCATAAATCGCTGATTCTGGAAATTCAGGGAAAGCGTTTGTTCTTCACGCATGGTGATGGCGTGCCGAAATCCGATCGCGGCTACCGCTTTATGCGGCGTGTTTTGGATTTTCCTCTGAACCGGTTCCTTTTCAAGCAAATCCACCCGGATTGGGGAATGGGGCTAGCCCGCTTTGTCGGGCGTAATAGTCGTAAATACGGAGAAACCCGTACGCTTAAGCTTGAGGAGTATATTGAATGGGGTGATCGCATGCTGAAAAAGGAAAAATGCGATTACTGCATCCACGGACACCACCATATATCGGGCATCTGGAACACGCCAAACGGCATTGTGGCATCCCCAGGCGAGTTTATAAAAAAGCCCGCCATCCTCTGCTTGGAGAATGGCGGACTGAAATTGGTTTCAATTTAG
- the lnt gene encoding apolipoprotein N-acyltransferase, translating into MTSNQILNKLKTLPRAYKVYVSVLVAIEFVLFLLRPDTPGLYLQRPQLLPIAAAIPFLFFKNARRPFARFMNTYGIIVFAFLALDYLTRSHAGLFQIVTTFIPMTLYWFALFIRWNVKLFKQKEARIAIALAVISWGFLAFAFPPLPLGPATLVLLVPWFIMLNKYNRETAVFATFWASMVYNTINYYWIRNVMNVETAPSGLIFLGLILLIAYLSLFNVLAAFAYSTAKNLKIKGKAYLLVLFPVFFASIEMFRTHGDFAFPWNHLGYTFGNHLELIQALSIIGVFGYTILIVTSNQVVAYAFLQKGRKKLALFAVPFVIFMTLLIHGSCVLSSPEAAPYYNASAPENPSIAMVQPSIAQGAKWSKARFDSIITKTFNMALDSVQPGTNLILLAETAIPDHIRRQPLVQRRLHQMADMRNSSILTGALDYKRVSDDINNPRRFEIYNAAFLFTPGNSDFPQRYIKKHLVPFSERIPFDDVFPILNYVDLGEGDFVPGKETPVYGPYNWTPYICYDAIFGDLIREAIRAGSRLMVNITNDGWFGRSTAPFQHLNIVRHLAVTYGYPVARLANSGVSAFIDQYGHYDQNTGIFETRVIQRKMPLKTRSTFYTSVGEFVETALLWFFAIYLVALFAVAKLKKFNYKKLD; encoded by the coding sequence ATGACTTCTAATCAAATTTTAAATAAACTGAAGACTCTTCCGCGAGCGTACAAGGTTTACGTTTCGGTTCTAGTGGCGATTGAATTTGTACTGTTCCTGTTGCGTCCTGATACGCCTGGGCTTTACCTGCAACGCCCACAGCTTTTGCCCATCGCTGCTGCCATCCCATTTTTGTTCTTCAAGAACGCACGCCGTCCGTTTGCACGGTTCATGAACACATACGGCATTATCGTCTTTGCGTTCCTTGCGTTGGATTACCTTACACGCAGCCATGCCGGGCTTTTCCAGATTGTCACAACGTTCATCCCGATGACGCTTTACTGGTTTGCATTGTTCATCCGCTGGAACGTCAAGCTATTTAAGCAAAAAGAAGCACGCATCGCAATCGCCTTAGCAGTAATTTCCTGGGGATTTCTCGCATTTGCATTCCCGCCGTTGCCTCTTGGCCCTGCCACTCTCGTTTTACTTGTGCCGTGGTTCATCATGCTCAACAAGTACAATCGCGAGACCGCCGTCTTTGCGACGTTCTGGGCGAGCATGGTCTACAACACCATCAATTACTATTGGATCCGCAATGTGATGAATGTCGAGACAGCACCTTCGGGACTTATCTTCCTTGGGCTCATTCTCCTCATCGCCTACTTAAGCTTGTTCAACGTCCTCGCCGCATTTGCTTACTCTACCGCAAAGAATTTAAAGATTAAAGGCAAAGCGTACTTACTCGTACTCTTCCCCGTTTTCTTTGCATCAATCGAAATGTTCCGCACGCACGGTGATTTTGCTTTCCCGTGGAACCACCTCGGTTACACATTCGGCAATCACCTTGAACTGATCCAAGCGCTTTCCATCATTGGCGTTTTCGGCTACACAATCCTGATCGTCACCTCGAACCAAGTTGTCGCTTACGCATTCTTGCAGAAAGGCCGCAAGAAGCTCGCACTCTTTGCTGTTCCGTTCGTGATTTTCATGACACTTTTGATTCACGGCTCTTGCGTGCTTTCATCACCAGAAGCCGCTCCGTACTACAACGCAAGCGCACCTGAAAATCCATCCATCGCGATGGTACAACCAAGCATTGCCCAAGGCGCCAAGTGGAGCAAAGCCCGTTTTGATTCCATTATCACAAAGACATTCAACATGGCTTTGGACAGCGTTCAACCAGGCACCAACCTGATCCTCCTCGCCGAAACTGCCATCCCAGACCACATCCGCAGACAGCCTTTAGTCCAAAGACGTTTGCACCAGATGGCCGACATGAGAAACTCTAGCATTCTCACGGGTGCGCTTGACTACAAGCGCGTCTCGGACGACATCAACAACCCGCGCCGGTTTGAAATCTACAACGCAGCATTCCTCTTTACTCCAGGCAATTCCGATTTTCCGCAACGCTATATCAAGAAACATCTCGTTCCTTTTAGCGAGCGCATTCCCTTTGACGACGTGTTTCCCATCTTGAATTACGTGGACCTCGGTGAAGGCGACTTTGTTCCCGGAAAGGAAACGCCCGTTTACGGCCCTTACAACTGGACGCCATACATCTGCTACGACGCCATCTTCGGAGACCTTATCCGAGAAGCAATTCGTGCAGGCTCCCGCCTGATGGTGAACATTACAAACGACGGCTGGTTCGGCCGCAGCACCGCTCCATTCCAGCACCTGAACATCGTGCGCCATTTGGCCGTCACATACGGTTATCCGGTGGCACGCCTTGCTAACAGCGGTGTATCGGCATTCATTGACCAGTACGGACACTACGACCAGAACACCGGAATTTTTGAGACGCGCGTCATCCAAAGAAAAATGCCCCTCAAGACGAGGAGCACCTTCTACACTTCTGTCGGTGAATTTGTCGAAACCGCACTGCTCTGGTTCTTTGCGATTTACCTTGTCGCACTATTTGCGGTCGCAAAGCTCAAAAAGTTTAATTACAAGAAGCTAGATTAA
- the trxA gene encoding thioredoxin, whose amino-acid sequence MAALNLTAESFDKVISSGQLVLVDFWATWCRPCMMMGPVIEDLSNEFDGRAIIAKINVDDEGVSDICARFGITNIPNMKLFKNGVEVGNVVGAVPKNTLKNAIENNL is encoded by the coding sequence ATGGCAGCTTTGAATCTTACTGCAGAATCCTTTGACAAAGTTATTTCTTCGGGTCAGCTTGTGCTTGTTGACTTTTGGGCAACCTGGTGCCGTCCGTGCATGATGATGGGTCCGGTGATCGAAGACCTTTCCAACGAATTTGACGGTCGTGCTATTATCGCGAAGATCAACGTCGATGACGAAGGTGTTTCGGACATTTGCGCTCGTTTTGGCATCACGAACATCCCGAACATGAAGTTGTTCAAAAACGGTGTCGAAGTGGGTAACGTCGTCGGTGCTGTGCCGAAGAACACGCTCAAGAACGCCATCGAAAACAATCTCTAA
- a CDS encoding TIGR02147 family protein yields the protein MNVYAYYNYRKYLQDYYDYRKSVQRYFSYRSFAKKAGYSSSGLYLDLIRGRKSLTQQMIPKFIEALGLNEREGRYFTLMVDFTHATTASSKQQIFDQMSALLPRTIKNLTKNQQEYYSKWYYVVAREALAVLKINDKNIQELALFLNPKISLPQAKQTIQLLLNLGLIELGEDGFYHSVNKAITNGSEIAPLFVHQFQKQMIDLGKDALDHYSTERRNVSCMTMSVSAQGLERIISKIDLFRKEIVDIVRSDEGESMVCELNIQFFPLSKEKMNLPPETDVEEDGHEIC from the coding sequence ATGAACGTATATGCCTACTACAATTATCGAAAGTACCTCCAGGACTACTACGATTACCGTAAGTCCGTGCAGAGGTATTTCTCGTACCGGTCTTTTGCAAAGAAGGCTGGCTATTCCTCGTCTGGTTTGTATCTGGATTTGATTCGCGGTCGTAAGTCACTTACCCAGCAGATGATTCCGAAGTTTATTGAAGCTCTCGGACTCAACGAAAGGGAAGGCCGCTACTTCACCTTGATGGTGGATTTCACGCATGCGACGACAGCTTCTTCGAAGCAGCAGATCTTCGACCAGATGTCGGCACTCCTCCCGCGCACCATCAAGAACCTGACCAAGAACCAGCAGGAATACTACAGCAAGTGGTATTACGTCGTGGCGCGCGAAGCTCTTGCCGTCTTGAAGATCAACGACAAGAACATTCAGGAACTCGCGCTTTTCTTGAACCCGAAAATTTCCCTCCCGCAGGCAAAGCAGACTATCCAGCTCCTTCTCAATCTGGGACTTATCGAGCTCGGCGAAGATGGATTCTACCATTCCGTAAACAAGGCAATTACGAATGGCAGTGAAATCGCCCCGCTTTTCGTTCATCAATTCCAGAAACAGATGATTGATTTGGGCAAAGATGCGCTGGATCACTACAGTACCGAACGCAGAAATGTATCTTGTATGACGATGAGTGTGTCGGCGCAGGGATTGGAACGAATCATCAGCAAGATTGATTTGTTCCGTAAGGAGATTGTGGATATTGTTCGCTCGGATGAGGGCGAATCCATGGTTTGCGAATTGAACATCCAGTTCTTCCCGCTGAGCAAGGAAAAAATGAATCTTCCACCAGAGACGGATGTCGAGGAGGACGGACATGAAATTTGCTAA